The Nocardioides campestrisoli genome includes a window with the following:
- the topA gene encoding type I DNA topoisomerase: MAHKLVIVESPTKAQKIGGYLGKGYVVESSIGHIRDLPQSAAEIPAKIKDKPWGRFGVDVENGFEPYYVVPRDKKSHITKLKSLLKDADELFLATDEDREGEAIAWHLLDELKPKNIPVRRMVFHEITKPAILAAAENPREIDMDLVEAQEARRILDRLYGYEVSPVLWKKVMSGLSAGRVQSVATRLVVDRERERMKFRVASYWDLEGTFDGGADADPRMFPAKLHSVDGKRVARGSDFTQTGELKSADSVVHLDRKAAEALVEGLYDTSYEVRSVESKPYKRSPYAPFRTTTLQQEAGRKLGMSASVAMSVAQRLYENGFITYMRTDSTTLSAAAVGAARDQVRELYGAEYLPDAPRTYASKVKNAQEAHEAIRPAGDTFRTPAQTGLKGDQFRLYELIWMRTVASQMKDAVGQSVSVRLGGTAADGRDVVFGASGRVITFHGFLKAYVEGLDDSSKQRDDQEARLPELVQGASVSAASVSAAGHETKPPARYTEATLIKELEDREIGRPSTYASIIGTIQNRGYVYKKGTALVPAWIAFSVVRLMEEHFPRHISYEFTADMEDILDDIAGGRRDRVSELGEFYYGSDKIAGLHPLVTGLGDIDARELATFPVGGPDSGIHLRVGRYGPYVEEVPGPDDDGTAAARRANVPEDLPPDELTLEKAKELLANPAGEEIELGVHPETGLKVVAKNGRYGPYVTEVLPEDAPKNAKPRTGSLFKSMSLDTVTLDQAVQLLSLPRVVGTDAEGVEITAQNGRYGPYLKKGTDSRTIESEEKLLSITLDEALAIYAQPKARGRGAATAPLKELGNDPVSGQPIVVKAGRFGEYVTDGEYNATLRKDDTVEEITLERAAELLEERRAKGPAKKGAKKGAKKTTKKATAKKAPAKKAAAKKTTAKKAAAKKA; this comes from the coding sequence TTGGCGCACAAGCTGGTCATCGTGGAGTCGCCCACCAAGGCCCAGAAGATCGGTGGGTACCTCGGCAAGGGGTACGTGGTCGAGTCGTCCATCGGCCACATCCGCGACCTCCCTCAGAGTGCGGCCGAGATCCCCGCGAAGATCAAGGACAAGCCGTGGGGACGGTTCGGCGTGGACGTGGAGAACGGCTTCGAGCCGTACTACGTCGTGCCCCGCGACAAGAAGAGCCACATCACCAAGCTCAAGAGCCTGCTCAAGGACGCCGACGAGCTCTTCCTCGCCACCGATGAGGACCGCGAGGGCGAGGCGATCGCCTGGCACCTCCTCGACGAGCTGAAGCCGAAGAACATCCCGGTCCGCCGGATGGTCTTCCACGAGATCACCAAGCCGGCGATCCTGGCGGCGGCGGAGAACCCGCGCGAGATCGACATGGACCTGGTCGAGGCCCAGGAGGCGCGCCGCATCCTGGACCGCCTCTACGGCTACGAGGTCTCCCCGGTGCTGTGGAAGAAGGTCATGTCCGGCCTCTCCGCGGGCCGCGTGCAGTCGGTCGCGACCCGCCTGGTGGTCGACCGGGAGCGCGAGCGGATGAAGTTCCGCGTCGCCTCGTACTGGGACCTGGAGGGCACCTTCGACGGCGGCGCCGACGCCGACCCGCGGATGTTCCCCGCCAAGCTGCACTCGGTCGACGGCAAGCGGGTGGCCCGCGGCTCCGACTTCACCCAGACCGGCGAGCTCAAGTCCGCCGACTCGGTGGTGCACCTGGACCGCAAGGCCGCCGAGGCCTTGGTGGAGGGTCTCTACGACACCTCCTACGAGGTGCGCTCGGTGGAGTCCAAGCCGTACAAGCGCTCGCCGTACGCGCCGTTCCGGACCACCACGCTGCAGCAGGAGGCCGGGCGCAAGCTCGGGATGAGCGCCTCGGTGGCCATGTCGGTCGCCCAGCGTCTGTACGAGAACGGCTTCATCACCTACATGCGTACCGACTCCACCACGCTCTCCGCGGCGGCGGTCGGTGCGGCGCGCGACCAGGTCCGCGAGCTGTACGGCGCGGAGTACCTGCCCGACGCCCCGCGCACCTACGCCTCGAAGGTGAAGAACGCCCAGGAGGCGCACGAGGCGATCCGGCCCGCCGGCGACACCTTCCGCACCCCCGCCCAGACCGGGCTCAAGGGCGACCAGTTCCGGCTCTACGAGCTGATCTGGATGCGCACCGTGGCCTCCCAGATGAAGGACGCGGTCGGCCAGTCGGTCTCGGTCCGCCTCGGCGGCACCGCCGCGGACGGTCGCGACGTGGTCTTCGGCGCGTCGGGCCGGGTGATCACCTTCCACGGCTTCCTCAAGGCGTACGTCGAGGGGCTGGACGACAGCTCCAAGCAGCGCGACGACCAGGAGGCCCGGCTGCCCGAGCTGGTGCAGGGTGCGAGCGTCAGCGCCGCCTCGGTCAGCGCCGCCGGCCACGAGACCAAGCCCCCGGCCCGCTACACCGAGGCCACCTTGATCAAGGAGCTGGAGGACCGGGAGATCGGCCGGCCCTCGACGTACGCCTCGATCATCGGCACGATCCAGAACCGCGGCTACGTGTACAAGAAGGGCACCGCCCTGGTGCCGGCCTGGATCGCCTTCTCGGTGGTCCGGCTGATGGAGGAGCACTTCCCGCGGCACATCTCCTACGAGTTCACCGCGGACATGGAGGACATCCTCGACGACATCGCGGGCGGCCGCCGCGACCGCGTCAGCGAGCTCGGCGAGTTCTACTACGGCTCGGACAAGATCGCCGGCCTGCACCCGCTGGTCACCGGCCTGGGCGACATCGACGCGCGCGAGCTGGCGACCTTCCCGGTCGGCGGCCCGGACTCCGGGATCCACCTGCGGGTGGGCCGCTACGGCCCGTACGTCGAGGAGGTGCCGGGGCCGGACGACGACGGCACCGCCGCGGCCCGTCGCGCCAACGTCCCCGAGGACCTGCCGCCCGACGAGCTGACCCTGGAGAAGGCCAAGGAGCTGCTGGCCAACCCGGCGGGCGAGGAGATCGAGCTCGGCGTCCACCCCGAGACCGGTCTGAAGGTGGTGGCCAAGAACGGGCGCTACGGCCCGTACGTCACCGAGGTGCTCCCGGAGGACGCGCCGAAGAACGCCAAGCCGCGCACCGGCTCTCTCTTCAAGTCGATGTCGCTGGACACGGTGACGCTCGACCAGGCCGTCCAGCTGCTCTCGCTGCCCCGGGTGGTCGGCACCGACGCCGAGGGCGTCGAGATCACCGCGCAGAACGGCCGCTACGGCCCGTACCTGAAGAAGGGCACGGACTCGCGCACGATCGAGTCCGAGGAGAAGCTGCTCAGCATCACCCTGGACGAGGCGCTGGCGATCTACGCCCAGCCCAAGGCCCGGGGTCGCGGGGCCGCGACCGCGCCGCTCAAGGAGCTGGGCAACGACCCCGTCTCCGGGCAGCCGATCGTGGTCAAGGCCGGTCGGTTCGGTGAGTACGTGACCGACGGCGAGTACAACGCCACCCTGCGCAAGGACGACACGGTCGAGGAGATCACCCTCGAGCGCGCCGCCGAGCTGCTGGAGGAGCGCCGCGCCAAGGGCCCCGCCAAGAAGGGCGCGAAGAAGGGCGCCAAGAAGACGACGAAGAAGGCCACCGCGAAGAAGGCGCCGGCCAAGAAGGCGGCGGCGAAGAAGACCACGGCGAAGAAGGCCGCGGCGAAGAAGGCCTGA
- a CDS encoding carboxypeptidase regulatory-like domain-containing protein — MNQPRPPARTSSSGRSGPLAALVTTLVVALVTGLGLAGSTASADDPEWGVVVGVARDAEGAASPGVDVTLRGALGETYRSETEFDGRWEVDAPVGSYTVTLAEESDVFVTQTLPGRVTVTANTTVEVSPVTLQRYPRGTVSGTVSDRGGVLIAGADVELLRLSGSPTDFASAEVVQATTTDAQGAFRFTDVLVGDGRWYTVGASAPGFPLAYLGGGTDPLAADPLPVGEDVTADLTLKAAPSVRGTVSAPDGAGLRGVEVQLHRWDAALGEFVLAGQQTSRSEGRYGVAVPTAGTYTLFFDAGSGSAAEVAVSGWLGGAAPTGPTSPGVFTHDPAAGDLLRDHTLTAPLRVRGRLTGPTGSPVAGAQVQVLEWDGTFFSPNGVSAPTSADGRFSVRVPAGVVVSLAFVAADGTTVYLGGGSDYPETPTPQNSLRGATVDLGTLVGGVLPVVTPTPSPTPSPTPTPTPTPTPTPTPTPTPTPSPSPTPTPEAAPTVSIKAPGTIRRSRTLVVKVTVAAYGNGSVAGRLQLRVGTKVLAKVQVPAGVQRTLRVKISAKALARAANRRGVVKLRARVVPSGTAPAGTSRTVKVRLR; from the coding sequence GTGAATCAGCCGCGCCCGCCCGCCCGCACCTCGTCCTCCGGCCGATCGGGCCCGCTCGCCGCGCTGGTCACCACGCTCGTGGTCGCGCTGGTCACGGGCCTCGGTCTCGCCGGATCGACCGCCTCGGCGGACGACCCGGAATGGGGAGTCGTCGTCGGCGTGGCGCGGGACGCGGAGGGTGCCGCGTCCCCCGGCGTCGACGTCACGCTCCGGGGCGCCCTCGGGGAGACGTACCGCAGCGAGACCGAGTTCGACGGTCGCTGGGAGGTCGACGCCCCGGTCGGGAGCTACACGGTGACGCTCGCCGAGGAGAGCGACGTCTTCGTCACCCAGACCCTGCCCGGTCGGGTCACGGTCACCGCCAACACCACCGTGGAGGTCTCTCCCGTCACCCTCCAGCGCTACCCCCGGGGCACCGTCTCGGGGACGGTGAGCGACCGGGGCGGCGTCCTGATCGCCGGCGCGGACGTCGAGCTGCTCCGCCTCAGCGGGAGCCCGACGGACTTCGCCAGCGCCGAGGTCGTCCAGGCGACCACCACCGACGCGCAGGGAGCCTTCCGGTTCACCGACGTGCTGGTCGGCGACGGCCGCTGGTACACCGTGGGCGCCTCGGCGCCCGGGTTCCCGCTCGCCTACCTGGGCGGCGGCACCGACCCGCTGGCCGCCGACCCGCTGCCCGTGGGCGAGGACGTCACCGCCGACCTCACCCTCAAGGCCGCCCCTTCGGTGCGCGGCACCGTGTCCGCCCCCGACGGCGCCGGGCTGCGCGGGGTCGAGGTGCAGCTGCACCGCTGGGACGCCGCGCTGGGCGAGTTCGTGCTCGCCGGGCAGCAGACCAGCCGCAGCGAGGGCAGGTACGGCGTGGCCGTGCCGACCGCGGGTACCTACACCCTGTTCTTCGACGCCGGCTCCGGGAGCGCCGCCGAGGTCGCCGTCTCCGGGTGGCTGGGCGGTGCCGCGCCGACCGGGCCGACGTCCCCCGGCGTCTTCACCCACGACCCCGCCGCGGGGGACCTGCTGCGCGACCACACGCTCACCGCGCCGCTGCGGGTGCGGGGGCGCCTGACCGGCCCCACCGGCTCGCCGGTGGCCGGGGCGCAGGTCCAGGTGCTCGAGTGGGACGGGACGTTCTTCTCCCCCAACGGCGTGAGCGCCCCGACGTCGGCGGACGGCCGCTTCTCCGTGCGGGTGCCGGCCGGGGTCGTGGTCTCGCTGGCCTTCGTCGCGGCCGACGGCACCACCGTCTACCTGGGCGGTGGGAGCGACTACCCGGAGACCCCGACCCCGCAGAACAGCCTGCGCGGGGCGACGGTCGACCTCGGGACGCTGGTGGGCGGGGTGCTGCCGGTGGTCACGCCGACGCCGTCCCCGACTCCGTCCCCCACGCCCACGCCGACGCCGACGCCGACGCCGACGCCCACGCCCACGCCCACGCCCACGCCCTCTCCGTCTCCGACGCCCACGCCCGAGGCCGCGCCCACGGTGTCGATCAAGGCCCCGGGCACGATCCGTCGCAGCCGCACGCTCGTGGTCAAGGTGACGGTGGCGGCGTACGGCAACGGGAGCGTCGCGGGCCGGCTCCAGCTGCGGGTCGGCACCAAGGTGCTGGCCAAGGTGCAGGTCCCGGCGGGCGTGCAGCGCACGCTCCGGGTCAAGATCTCCGCCAAGGCGCTCGCCCGGGCCGCGAACCGCCGGGGCGTGGTCAAGCTGCGCGCCCGCGTCGTCCCGTCCGGGACCGCCCCCGCCGGCACCTCGCGCACGGTGAAGGTGCGGCTGCGCTGA
- a CDS encoding DUF7059 domain-containing protein, whose amino-acid sequence MLASQLRQALQAADFTYDAVAGLLGPQAHAALARNETAPGARATGGGSPLETLTRLFLLQVPVPLARAEEALPGLVDRLAVEGLLEQSVGEVAARLDVRPYATDDPERRDLWVVSDLTPGLDGAPNRVGAEHVLGISPASTSLAQMTLREPVGSALDLGTGCGVQALHLATHSDRVVATDVNPRALWMTRFNAALNEVEGIDVRDGSFFEPVASETFDLIATNPPFVISPATGERLVYRDSGLPGDRVVEHIVRTAPGLLNDGGWCQVLANWVIERDRPWAERLEEWVPEGTDALVVQREVLDPTAYVELWLKDAGHHGGPDYVRRYDTWLSWFDEQGIEAVGFGWINLRKNGPTRGAARELVEWPYEVEQPIAPATARWAAAQDLLHRTDDLAALRLVTPGDVVQETQGTPGADDPETIVLRQQRGLRRARQVDTVEAALVGASDGELTVGQILDAVASLLDQDAAGLRETYLPVVAELVAEGFLTGA is encoded by the coding sequence ATGCTCGCCTCCCAGCTGCGCCAGGCCCTGCAGGCCGCCGACTTCACCTACGACGCCGTCGCCGGCCTGCTGGGGCCGCAGGCCCACGCCGCGCTGGCCCGCAACGAGACCGCCCCGGGGGCCCGGGCCACCGGCGGGGGCTCGCCGCTGGAGACCCTGACCCGGCTGTTCCTCCTCCAGGTGCCCGTGCCGCTCGCCCGGGCGGAGGAGGCGCTGCCGGGTCTGGTGGACCGGCTGGCCGTCGAGGGCCTGCTGGAGCAGTCCGTCGGTGAGGTGGCGGCGCGCCTGGACGTGCGCCCCTACGCCACCGACGACCCCGAGCGCCGCGACCTGTGGGTGGTCAGCGACCTGACCCCCGGGCTGGACGGTGCCCCGAACCGGGTCGGGGCCGAGCACGTGCTGGGGATCAGCCCGGCGTCGACGTCGCTGGCCCAGATGACGCTGCGCGAGCCGGTCGGCTCCGCCCTGGACCTGGGCACCGGGTGCGGGGTCCAGGCGCTGCACCTGGCCACGCACAGCGACCGGGTGGTCGCCACCGACGTCAACCCCCGGGCCCTGTGGATGACCCGGTTCAACGCCGCGCTCAACGAGGTCGAGGGCATCGACGTGCGCGACGGCTCGTTCTTCGAGCCGGTGGCGTCGGAGACGTTCGACCTGATCGCCACCAACCCGCCGTTCGTCATCTCGCCGGCGACCGGCGAGCGGCTGGTCTACCGCGACTCCGGGCTGCCGGGCGACCGGGTCGTCGAGCACATCGTGCGGACCGCGCCGGGCCTGCTCAACGACGGCGGCTGGTGCCAGGTGCTGGCCAACTGGGTGATCGAGCGTGACCGGCCGTGGGCCGAGCGGCTGGAGGAGTGGGTGCCCGAGGGCACCGACGCCCTGGTCGTGCAGCGCGAGGTGCTCGACCCCACGGCGTACGTCGAGCTGTGGCTCAAGGACGCCGGGCACCACGGCGGCCCCGACTACGTACGCCGCTACGACACCTGGCTGAGCTGGTTCGACGAGCAGGGCATCGAGGCCGTCGGCTTCGGCTGGATCAACCTGCGCAAGAACGGCCCGACCCGCGGCGCGGCACGTGAGCTCGTGGAGTGGCCCTACGAGGTCGAGCAGCCGATCGCCCCGGCCACCGCGCGCTGGGCCGCCGCCCAGGACCTGCTGCACCGCACCGACGACCTCGCCGCGCTCCGGCTGGTCACCCCGGGCGACGTCGTCCAGGAGACGCAGGGCACCCCGGGCGCCGACGACCCGGAGACGATCGTGCTGCGCCAGCAGCGCGGCCTGCGCCGGGCCCGCCAGGTCGACACCGTCGAGGCCGCCCTGGTCGGCGCCAGCGACGGCGAGCTCACGGTCGGGCAGATCCTCGACGCGGTCGCCTCGCTGCTCGACCAGGACGCGGCCGGGCTCCGGGAGACCTACCTGCCGGTGGTCGCCGAGCTGGTGGCCGAGGGGTTCCTCACCGGAGCCTGA